A genomic segment from Cyprinus carpio isolate SPL01 chromosome A22, ASM1834038v1, whole genome shotgun sequence encodes:
- the LOC109068013 gene encoding sphingosine 1-phosphate receptor 4-like, translated as MEVLRSYSSASSCPDVYNWTSSGSLILEHYNFTGRLQHRKPSKRSVSAVTVLFLCFSVFIILENLMVLFAVLFRVRLRHRWIFICIANIALSDLLTGSAYVVNICMSGNRTFKLSPVLWIFREGLLFVALAASIFSLLLIAVERYTTMMKPIHHKTATKTYRIYIMVGLCWVTALVIGFLPLMGWNCICDLKSCSTLLPLYSKSYILFALIIFFIILLTIGALYFAIYCHVRSSTKTISLRSSKRSLRLLKAVISIVGVFMVCWGPLFILLLVDFFCYSRNCSTLFNPEWVIAMAVLNSAMNPLIYSFGSLELRKAIATLLCCCCLKVGLCDPKTFMSKETSSTSGGGQSSLRNSFNKVRNLSTSPQPEPKNGKKTRLSSTTSCLSASSG; from the coding sequence ATGGAGGTCCTGCGTTCTTACAGCTCCGCCTCTTCTTGTCCCGACGTCTACAACTGGACCAGCAGCGGCAGTCTCATCCTGGAGCATTACAACTTCACCGGACGCCTCCAGCATCGGAAGCCCTCGAAGAGAAGCGTGAGCGCTGTCACCGTCCTGTTCCTGTGCTTCAGCGTCTTCATCATCCTGGAGAACCTCATGGTGCTGTTTGCCGTGCTTTTCCGGGTCCGTCTGCGCCATCGTTGGATATTCATCTGCATCGCAAACATCGCACTGAGCGACTTGCTGACGGGATCCGCCTACGTGGTCAACATCTGCATGTCCGGCAACCGCACCTTCAAGTTAAGCCCAGTTCTGTGGATATTCCGCGAAGGACTTTTATTTGTAGCCTTAGCGGCGTCTATATTCAGCCTGCTCTTGATCGCCGTGGAGCGCTACACCACCATGATGAAGCCCATCCACCATAAAACCGCCACAAAGACTTACCGAATCTACATAATGGTGGGGCTCTGCTGGGTAACGGCGCTCGTAATCGGATTCCTTCCGCTGATGGGCTGGAACTGCATTTGCGATCTGAAAAGTTGCTCCACACTTCTGCCGCTCTACTCCAAGAGCTACATCTTGTTCGCCCTGATCATCTTCTtcataatcctactcacaatcgGCGCTCTCTATTTCGCCATCTACTGCCATGTCCGCAGTAGCACCAAGACCATATCCTTACGCAGCAGCAAGCGTTCGCTGCGCCTCCTGAAGGCCGTCATCTCCATCGTTGGAGTCTTCATGGTGTGTTGGGGTCCTTTGTTCATCCTCTTGTTGGTGGACTTCTTCTGCTACTCTCGTAACTGCAGCACACTCTTCAATCCTGAATGGGTCATCGCCATGGCTGTGCTCAACTCGGCTATGAACCCGCTCATTTACTCATTCGGCAGCCTGGAGCTGCGCAAAGCCATCGCGACGCTCCTGTGCTGCTGCTGTCTGAAGGTGGGACTGTGCGACCCCAAGACCTTCATGTCAAAGGAGACTTCCAGCACCTCCGGGGGTGGGCAAAGTAGCCTGCGCAACAGCTTCAACAAGGTGCGAAACCTGAGCACCAGCCCGCAGCCTGAACCGAAGAACGGCAAGAAAACACGCCTCAGCTCCACCACTTCTTGTTTATCTGCATCGAGCGGTTAA